From a single Streptomyces sp. 1331.2 genomic region:
- the hpf gene encoding ribosome hibernation-promoting factor, HPF/YfiA family, whose protein sequence is MDIVVKGRKTEVPKRFREHVAEKLEKVQKFDGKVISLDVEVSKEHNPRQADRSERVEITLRSRGPVIRAEAAAGDPYAALDLAAAKLDAQLRKSADRRRVHKGGANGRTPISVAEATAALAALPATTAQEGGTNGAVRKTMMGSLEVEGEGPLVVREKTHPAAPMALDQALYEMELVGHDFYLFVEKDSGLPSVVYRRHGYNYGVIHLQTDQSAGPGSGAGGAIGAADDED, encoded by the coding sequence GTGGACATCGTCGTCAAGGGCCGCAAGACCGAGGTGCCCAAGAGGTTCCGCGAGCACGTGGCCGAGAAGCTGGAGAAGGTCCAGAAGTTCGACGGCAAGGTGATCAGCCTCGACGTCGAGGTGTCCAAGGAGCACAACCCGCGGCAGGCCGACCGGTCCGAGCGGGTGGAGATCACTCTCCGTAGCCGTGGGCCGGTGATCCGGGCCGAAGCCGCCGCCGGCGACCCGTACGCGGCGCTCGACCTGGCTGCGGCGAAGCTCGACGCGCAGCTGCGCAAGTCCGCAGACCGGCGCCGGGTGCACAAGGGCGGCGCGAACGGCCGCACCCCCATCAGCGTCGCCGAGGCGACCGCGGCCCTGGCCGCGCTGCCGGCCACGACGGCCCAGGAGGGCGGGACGAACGGCGCCGTCCGCAAGACCATGATGGGATCCCTGGAAGTGGAGGGCGAAGGCCCGCTGGTGGTCCGGGAGAAGACGCACCCGGCCGCCCCCATGGCGCTCGACCAGGCGCTCTACGAGATGGAGCTGGTCGGTCACGACTTCTACCTCTTCGTGGAGAAGGACAGCGGCCTGCCGAGCGTGGTCTACCGCCGACACGGCTACAACTACGGTGTCATCCACCTGCAGACCGACCAGTCGGCCGGGCCCGGCAGCGGTGCGGGTGGGGCGATCGGCGCAGCCGACGACGAGGACTGA
- a CDS encoding winged helix-turn-helix domain-containing protein — protein MTAEAARSVPVTVLSADDARRIALRAQGLLGAPDRRAGVRGVLRHLGAVQLDTISVLARSHELVPYARLGAVGRPAVEAAYWGGGTSFEYWSHAACILPVEEWPLFAFRRRRYRDRGHLWGHQVAPETYRLVLDKLRAEGPLTSTELGGAKKTAEWWDWSDTKVAVERALAFGDVVCTERRSWKRVYALAEQAIPDSLFGQDRSNEECVRTLVAQAGTALGVATRADLLDYHRLRAEELDPVLADCGLVPVEVAGWGPNGAPAPAWADPAALATAPRGRHRTTLLSPFDSLIWDRPRTERIFGMTHRLEAYTPKHKRVHGYFAMPLLAGGRLVGRVDPAREGRTLVARQVSLTEDRGHGARRLEALATALREAASWVGCDTVRVGALHDERLRPALEKLLANG, from the coding sequence ATGACCGCCGAAGCCGCCCGCAGCGTCCCCGTCACCGTCCTGAGCGCCGACGACGCCCGCCGGATCGCTCTGCGGGCCCAGGGCCTGCTGGGCGCACCCGACCGCCGGGCCGGGGTGCGCGGGGTGCTGCGGCACCTGGGTGCCGTCCAGCTGGACACCATCTCGGTGCTCGCCCGCTCCCACGAGCTGGTGCCGTACGCCCGCCTGGGCGCGGTCGGGCGCCCGGCCGTCGAGGCGGCGTACTGGGGCGGGGGCACGAGCTTCGAGTACTGGTCGCACGCGGCCTGCATCCTGCCGGTCGAGGAGTGGCCGCTGTTCGCCTTCCGGCGCCGCCGCTACCGCGACCGCGGCCACCTCTGGGGCCACCAGGTCGCGCCCGAGACCTACCGGCTGGTGCTGGACAAGCTGCGCGCCGAGGGGCCGCTGACCTCCACCGAATTGGGCGGCGCCAAGAAGACGGCCGAGTGGTGGGACTGGTCGGACACCAAGGTCGCGGTGGAGCGCGCGCTGGCCTTCGGCGACGTGGTCTGCACCGAGCGCCGCAGCTGGAAGCGCGTCTACGCGCTGGCCGAACAGGCCATCCCGGACTCCCTGTTCGGGCAGGACCGCTCGAACGAGGAGTGCGTGCGCACCCTGGTCGCCCAGGCCGGCACCGCGCTCGGCGTGGCCACCCGGGCCGACCTGCTGGACTACCACCGGCTGCGCGCCGAGGAGTTGGACCCGGTGCTCGCCGACTGCGGGCTCGTCCCGGTCGAGGTGGCGGGCTGGGGCCCCAACGGCGCCCCCGCCCCGGCCTGGGCCGATCCGGCCGCCCTCGCCACCGCCCCGCGCGGACGCCACCGCACCACGCTGCTCTCGCCGTTCGACTCGCTGATCTGGGACCGCCCGCGCACCGAGCGGATCTTCGGCATGACGCACCGGCTGGAGGCCTACACCCCCAAGCACAAGCGGGTGCACGGCTACTTCGCGATGCCGCTGCTGGCCGGCGGCCGGCTGGTCGGCCGGGTCGACCCGGCCCGCGAGGGCCGCACCCTGGTCGCCCGGCAGGTCTCGCTGACCGAGGACCGGGGCCACGGGGCCCGGCGCCTCGAAGCACTGGCCACCGCCCTGCGCGAGGCCGCCTCCTGGGTCGGCTGCGACACCGTGCGGGTCGGGGCGCTGCACGACGAACGGCTGCGCCCCGCCCTGGAGAAGCTGCTGGCGAACGGCTGA
- a CDS encoding LpqB family beta-propeller domain-containing protein — protein sequence MRRTSNRTEPRLLAVAGTLLGALVASGCAAMPDSGGITKVELSQGSADKNLQARIYPVAPGKGAKPRELLTGFLDAVTADEGYETARKYLTETAAAGWKPEAGIQVLSSTTILPGPEITDADTVVSTTVRGQLVANVDEKHSYQLVAGQANNVSSEFTFVREKGGEWRIDKLPSGVIMNETNFRNSFRQVERFFYTAPDPSGVVSGSAGQEVLVADPIYLRRRIDPLTSAARALVDGPSTWLSPVVRTAFPSGAKVDKVTIDDSRVAHVQLGGADVSEPMACRRMASQLFYTLADQGKGQVERLELKGLRGACTASRTDVPATGPGALAGPTPATQYYQRADGSLVATDEGRPGDPVRGILGKPQSNSKPPLGTIAVSRDGSQAAAISDDGHQVYSVPLSGGAVTLGDPVLTSPAKPGDKEDGFASPSWDGHGDLWVVDRNQQGQRVVMVRGNKTYTVPVEGLTGQTVQALKISSDGVRVALVVKTPGLAIRSLMFGLVVHGGTPQAPTVKITGLRRAAPTLTDVASVSWGETDQLLVLGKEADRTQQLYFISTDGSQSTDTQLQSAESMTTVAASESRGDSLTQAPPVLAMAEVKQPDGKPSEFKAYRLVNNQWREAPLIDKPRLFFYAG from the coding sequence GTGCGAAGGACCAGCAACAGGACTGAACCGCGGCTGCTCGCGGTGGCCGGCACGCTGCTGGGCGCGCTGGTGGCGAGCGGCTGCGCGGCCATGCCCGACTCCGGCGGCATCACCAAGGTGGAGCTGTCGCAGGGCTCGGCGGACAAGAACCTGCAGGCCAGGATCTACCCGGTGGCGCCCGGCAAGGGCGCCAAGCCGCGCGAGCTGCTGACCGGGTTCCTGGACGCGGTGACGGCTGACGAGGGGTACGAGACCGCGCGCAAGTACCTGACCGAGACGGCCGCCGCGGGCTGGAAGCCGGAGGCCGGGATCCAGGTGCTCTCGTCCACGACCATCCTGCCCGGCCCGGAGATCACCGACGCGGACACCGTGGTCTCGACGACGGTGCGCGGGCAGCTGGTCGCCAACGTCGACGAGAAGCACTCGTACCAACTGGTGGCCGGGCAGGCCAACAACGTCTCGTCCGAGTTCACCTTCGTCCGGGAGAAGGGCGGCGAGTGGCGGATCGACAAGCTGCCGTCCGGCGTGATCATGAACGAGACCAACTTCCGGAACAGCTTCCGGCAGGTGGAACGATTCTTCTACACCGCGCCCGACCCGTCCGGGGTGGTCTCCGGCAGCGCCGGCCAGGAGGTGCTGGTCGCCGACCCGATCTACCTGCGACGCCGGATAGACCCGCTGACCTCAGCCGCCCGCGCGCTCGTCGACGGGCCGTCGACCTGGCTCTCGCCGGTGGTCCGGACGGCCTTCCCGAGCGGCGCCAAGGTCGACAAGGTGACCATCGACGACAGCCGGGTCGCCCACGTCCAGCTCGGCGGGGCGGACGTCAGCGAGCCGATGGCCTGCCGCCGGATGGCGAGCCAGCTCTTCTACACCCTCGCCGACCAGGGCAAGGGCCAGGTCGAGCGGCTGGAGCTGAAGGGACTGCGCGGGGCCTGCACCGCCAGCCGCACCGACGTGCCGGCCACCGGCCCCGGCGCCCTGGCCGGGCCCACGCCCGCGACGCAGTACTACCAGCGCGCCGACGGCTCCCTGGTGGCGACCGACGAGGGGCGCCCCGGCGACCCGGTCCGCGGCATCCTCGGCAAGCCCCAGTCCAACAGCAAGCCGCCGCTGGGCACCATCGCGGTCAGCCGGGACGGCTCCCAGGCCGCCGCGATCAGCGACGACGGCCACCAGGTCTACTCGGTGCCGCTGTCGGGCGGCGCGGTGACCCTGGGCGACCCGGTGCTCACCTCCCCGGCGAAGCCCGGAGACAAGGAGGACGGCTTCGCCTCGCCCAGCTGGGACGGCCACGGCGACCTCTGGGTGGTCGACCGCAACCAGCAGGGCCAGCGGGTGGTCATGGTGCGCGGCAACAAGACGTACACCGTGCCGGTCGAGGGGCTGACCGGACAGACCGTGCAGGCGCTGAAGATCTCCTCGGACGGCGTCCGGGTCGCCCTGGTGGTCAAGACCCCGGGCCTGGCCATCCGCTCGCTGATGTTCGGCCTGGTGGTCCACGGCGGCACCCCGCAGGCCCCGACCGTCAAGATCACCGGGCTGCGCCGGGCGGCCCCCACGCTCACCGACGTCGCCTCGGTGTCCTGGGGGGAGACCGACCAACTGCTGGTGCTCGGCAAGGAGGCCGACCGGACCCAGCAGCTCTACTTCATCAGCACCGACGGCTCGCAGAGCACGGACACGCAGCTGCAGAGCGCCGAGAGCATGACCACCGTCGCGGCTTCCGAGTCCCGGGGGGACAGCCTGACCCAGGCGCCGCCGGTGCTCGCGATGGCGGAGGTCAAGCAGCCGGACGGCAAGCCCAGCGAGTTCAAGGCCTACCGCCTGGTCAACAACCAGTGGCGGGAAGCTCCGTTGATCGACAAGCCGCGGCTGTTCTTCTACGCGGGCTGA
- a CDS encoding ComF family protein produces the protein MPLSPSPTRPPSAHGPFGHALAGLLDVLLPANCAGCGAERTQLCPACRHVLAAARPGPTLLPWAHAAAPYTDPVRQLLLAHKERGALRLAGPLGEVLGRAVRSALGARAGAAPLLLVPMPSARSAVRARGHDPTLRLAGAAARSLRRAGLDVRAASLLRHARPVADQTGLNAAERRRNLHGALTVLPRAGAGLAGRQPVLVDDLVTTGASLSEAARALADAGLPARAGASVAATTVQPAD, from the coding sequence GTGCCGCTGAGCCCCTCCCCCACCCGTCCGCCGTCCGCCCACGGACCGTTCGGCCACGCACTGGCCGGGCTGCTGGACGTCCTGCTCCCCGCGAACTGTGCGGGCTGCGGCGCCGAACGCACCCAGCTCTGCCCGGCCTGTCGGCACGTCCTGGCCGCCGCGCGGCCCGGCCCCACCCTGCTGCCCTGGGCGCACGCCGCCGCCCCGTACACCGACCCGGTGCGGCAGTTGCTGCTGGCCCACAAGGAGCGCGGCGCGCTGCGGCTGGCGGGGCCGCTCGGCGAGGTGCTGGGCCGGGCGGTGCGCTCCGCCCTGGGGGCCCGGGCCGGGGCCGCGCCGCTGCTCCTGGTGCCGATGCCCTCGGCCCGCTCGGCGGTGCGCGCCCGCGGGCACGACCCGACGCTGCGGCTGGCCGGGGCCGCCGCCCGCTCGCTGCGCCGGGCCGGCCTGGACGTCCGGGCCGCGTCGCTGCTGCGGCACGCCCGTCCGGTCGCCGACCAGACCGGGCTGAACGCGGCGGAGCGGCGCCGCAACCTGCACGGCGCGCTCACCGTACTGCCGCGCGCGGGGGCCGGTCTGGCGGGCCGTCAACCCGTTCTGGTGGACGACCTGGTGACGACCGGGGCCAGCCTGTCCGAGGCCGCCCGGGCGCTGGCCGACGCCGGCCTGCCGGCCCGGGCCGGTGCCTCGGTCGCGGCCACCACGGTGCAGCCCGCCGACTGA
- a CDS encoding patatin-like phospholipase family protein, with product MTTRVAATVPAPATEGTAPPAGGAPRRGLVLGGGGMLGAAWTVGALCAVEEATGRQPGGADVLLGTSAGAILAAMLAGGVRPEQLRDHQRGLPITEGPLAGVDFDYDTAVGGALPPRPRAGIGSPGLLRDAVRHPREYPLLTMVSAMAPHGRGSLAPVGELVRGLLGPGGRPDPDPDPDTNAGAGAGEAAGAAAWAAGSPLRVAAVDYRSGRRVVFGDPDAPAVAVADAVMASCAIPGWFAPVRLNGSAYVDGGCWSATNADLMLGRGLDEVYVLAPMALRLDRRADRAAGAERSGPAGRATLAALREWRDRDRPRGVLAQLVSRYRRAVTRQLLREAALLRAEGVRVRLLAPTLADLAVMGPNLMDPARRGAVLESALRTSREALRAAR from the coding sequence ATGACCACACGGGTAGCAGCGACGGTGCCGGCCCCGGCGACCGAGGGCACCGCCCCGCCCGCCGGGGGCGCACCCCGGCGCGGACTGGTGCTGGGCGGCGGCGGGATGCTCGGCGCGGCCTGGACGGTCGGCGCGCTGTGCGCCGTCGAGGAGGCCACCGGGCGACAGCCGGGCGGGGCCGACGTCCTGCTCGGCACCTCGGCGGGCGCGATCCTCGCGGCGATGCTGGCCGGCGGCGTCCGGCCCGAGCAGCTGCGCGACCACCAGCGCGGCCTGCCGATCACCGAGGGTCCGCTGGCCGGGGTCGACTTCGACTACGACACCGCCGTCGGCGGTGCGCTGCCGCCCCGCCCGCGGGCCGGCATCGGCTCGCCGGGCCTGCTGCGCGACGCCGTCCGGCACCCGCGGGAGTACCCGCTGTTGACCATGGTCTCGGCGATGGCGCCGCACGGCCGCGGCTCGCTGGCGCCGGTCGGCGAGCTGGTGCGCGGCCTGCTCGGCCCGGGCGGCCGGCCGGACCCGGACCCGGACCCGGACACGAACGCAGGTGCGGGCGCGGGCGAGGCCGCCGGGGCGGCGGCGTGGGCGGCGGGCTCGCCGCTGCGGGTGGCCGCCGTGGACTACCGCAGCGGCCGCCGGGTCGTTTTCGGCGACCCGGACGCCCCGGCGGTCGCGGTCGCCGACGCCGTGATGGCCTCCTGCGCGATCCCCGGCTGGTTCGCGCCGGTGCGCCTGAACGGCTCGGCGTACGTGGACGGCGGCTGCTGGTCGGCCACCAACGCCGACCTGATGCTCGGGCGCGGGCTGGACGAGGTGTACGTGCTCGCCCCGATGGCCCTGCGGCTGGACCGGCGGGCCGACAGGGCAGCCGGGGCCGAACGGTCCGGCCCGGCCGGGCGCGCCACCCTGGCCGCGCTGCGCGAGTGGCGCGACCGGGACCGCCCGCGCGGCGTGCTGGCGCAGCTGGTCAGCCGCTACCGCCGCGCCGTCACCCGCCAGCTGCTGCGCGAGGCCGCGCTGCTGCGGGCCGAGGGCGTCCGGGTGCGGCTGCTCGCGCCGACCCTGGCGGACCTCGCCGTGATGGGCCCGAACCTGATGGACCCGGCCCGCCGCGGCGCCGTCCTGGAGAGTGCCCTGCGGACCAGCCGGGAGGCGCTGCGGGCCGCGCGGTGA
- a CDS encoding GNAT family N-acetyltransferase: protein MDELPTEPVTLTTERLVLRAPQENDIDAVYTACQDAEIQRWTVVPSPYRREDAEFFVRELAGEGWRTGANRIWCVFERESGALVGSQALVLRDHDPRCAEVGWWATKEFRGRGYTVEAARAVAHYGLRELGLRRLEWQAYVGNEGSRAVADRVGYRFEGTLRSYAEQRGVFHDAWLASLLASDLD from the coding sequence ATGGATGAACTCCCCACCGAACCGGTCACCCTCACCACCGAGCGCCTGGTCCTGCGGGCCCCGCAGGAGAACGACATCGACGCGGTGTACACCGCCTGCCAGGACGCCGAGATCCAACGCTGGACGGTGGTCCCCTCCCCGTACCGACGCGAGGACGCGGAGTTCTTCGTCCGCGAGCTCGCCGGCGAGGGCTGGCGCACCGGTGCGAACCGGATCTGGTGCGTGTTCGAGCGCGAGTCCGGTGCCCTGGTCGGCAGCCAGGCGCTCGTCCTGCGCGACCACGACCCGCGCTGCGCCGAGGTCGGCTGGTGGGCCACGAAGGAGTTCCGAGGCCGCGGCTACACCGTCGAGGCCGCCCGGGCCGTCGCCCACTACGGGCTGCGCGAGCTCGGCCTGCGCCGCCTGGAGTGGCAGGCCTACGTCGGCAACGAGGGCTCCCGCGCCGTCGCCGACAGGGTCGGCTACCGCTTCGAGGGCACGCTGCGCTCGTACGCCGAGCAGCGCGGCGTCTTCCACGACGCCTGGCTGGCCTCGCTGCTGGCCTCCGACCTGGACTGA
- a CDS encoding Rv3235 family protein has product MTAHLTARPHRHQHPRPHTAGAGTGTGTGTCDPAGRRPRHPRAACTGTPGHDPRALASRFAHQLVEVLTGARPSGQLMRHTSLDGYGQLASLVRIGALRRGGAADRPRLGPVHDRSPSPDAVEACVRVDLGRRHHMVAFRLEQRGPAGQWQCTAVEAR; this is encoded by the coding sequence GTGACCGCCCACCTCACCGCCCGCCCGCACCGCCACCAACACCCTCGCCCGCACACCGCAGGCGCAGGAACCGGCACGGGCACGGGCACCTGCGATCCGGCCGGGCGCCGCCCGCGCCACCCGCGCGCCGCCTGCACCGGCACCCCCGGCCACGACCCCCGGGCGCTGGCCTCCCGCTTCGCCCACCAGCTGGTCGAGGTGCTCACCGGCGCCCGCCCCTCCGGCCAGCTGATGCGGCACACCAGCCTGGACGGCTACGGGCAGCTCGCCTCGCTGGTCCGCATCGGGGCCCTGCGCCGCGGCGGCGCCGCCGACCGGCCGCGGCTCGGCCCGGTGCACGACCGCTCGCCCTCGCCCGACGCGGTCGAGGCCTGCGTGCGGGTCGACCTCGGCCGGCGGCACCACATGGTGGCCTTCCGGCTGGAGCAGCGCGGCCCGGCGGGGCAGTGGCAGTGCACCGCCGTGGAGGCCCGGTGA
- a CDS encoding response regulator, producing the protein MGDHFGLGPAAGPGLPSGPEEEPAYAPRRGEPIRVLVVDDHALFRRGLEIVLAEEPDIKVVGEAGDGAEAVLKAADLLPDIILMDVRMPRRSGIEACTAIKDVAPSTKIIMLTISDEEADLYEAIKAGATGYLLKEISTDEVATAIRAVADGQSQISPSMASKLLTEFKSMIQRRSDDRDLVPAPRLTDRELEVLKLVATGMNNREIAKELFISENTVKNHVRNILEKLQLHSRMEAVVYAMREKILEIG; encoded by the coding sequence ATGGGGGATCACTTCGGGCTGGGGCCCGCGGCTGGGCCCGGGCTGCCGTCGGGGCCGGAGGAGGAGCCCGCGTATGCGCCGCGCCGGGGTGAGCCGATCCGTGTGCTGGTGGTGGACGACCACGCACTGTTCCGCCGGGGGCTGGAGATCGTCCTCGCGGAGGAGCCGGACATCAAGGTCGTCGGCGAGGCGGGGGACGGCGCCGAGGCCGTGCTGAAGGCCGCCGACCTGCTACCCGACATCATCCTCATGGACGTCCGGATGCCGCGGCGCAGCGGGATCGAGGCCTGTACGGCGATCAAGGACGTGGCGCCCAGCACCAAGATCATCATGCTGACGATAAGCGACGAGGAGGCCGACCTCTACGAGGCGATCAAGGCGGGGGCCACCGGCTACCTGCTCAAGGAGATCTCCACCGACGAGGTCGCCACCGCGATCCGCGCGGTCGCCGACGGGCAGTCGCAGATCAGCCCCTCGATGGCCTCCAAGCTGCTCACCGAGTTCAAGTCGATGATCCAGCGCCGTTCCGACGACCGGGACCTGGTGCCCGCACCCCGGCTCACCGACCGGGAGTTGGAGGTGCTCAAGCTGGTGGCGACCGGGATGAACAACCGGGAGATCGCCAAGGAGCTGTTCATCAGCGAGAACACCGTGAAGAACCACGTGCGCAACATCCTGGAGAAGCTGCAACTGCACTCCAGGATGGAGGCGGTGGTGTACGCGATGCGGGAGAAGATCCTCGAAATAGGGTGA
- the secA gene encoding preprotein translocase subunit SecA translates to MSVFDKILRAGEGKILRKLQRIAAQVNSIEEDFVNLTDAELRALTDEYKQRLADGETLDDILPEAFATVREAAKRVLGQRHYDVQLMGGAALHHGYVAEMRTGEGKTLVGTLPAYLNALTGKGVHLITVNDYLAERDSEWMGRVHRFLGLEVGVILANMTPAERKQQYAMDITYGTNNEFGFDYLRDNMAWSKDELVQRGHYFAVVDEVDSILIDEARTPLIISGPADQATKWYADFAKLVQRLKIDRDYEVDEKKRTVGILEEGVTRVEDYLGIDNLYESVNTPLVGFLNNAIKAKELYKADKDYVVMNGEVMIVDEHTGRILAGRRYNEGMHQAIEAKEGVEVQNENQTLATITLQNFFRLYDKLAGMTGTGTTEAAEFHQIYKLGVVPIPTNKTPLRIDQPDLIYKSEPAKFAAVVEDIAEKHEKGQPVLVGTVSVEKSEYLSQELRKRGIPHEVLNAKHHEREAQIVAQAGRKGAVTVATNMAGRGTDIMLGGNADHLAAAELAQRGLTPTDTPEEYEAAFPAALEKAKASVKAEQDEVKEAGGLYVLGTERHESRRIDNQLRGRSGRQGDPGESRFYLSLGDDLMRLFKAGMVERVLSMANVPEDVPIESKMVTRAIASAQTQVEQQNFEIRKNVLKYDEVLNRQREVIYGERRRVLEGEDLQEQVGHFMDDTVEAYVKAATGEGYEDDWDLDKLWSALKQLYPLSLDLADLEEEVGGPSGLTPDFLTKVIQEDIQAQYGAREDQLGSEIMRELERRVVLSVLDRRWREHLYEMDYLQEGIGLRAMAQRDPLVEYQREGFDMFTAMMEGIKEESVGYLFNLEVQVEQQVEEVPVENAQVVLDKLEKDAARPEIKAKGLEAPKPQRLHYTAPSDEIGGGVIEGDFEDLAPEDEGDGMTRAERRKAAKSAKGRRRKG, encoded by the coding sequence GTGTCCGTCTTCGACAAGATCCTGCGCGCAGGCGAAGGCAAGATCCTTCGCAAGCTGCAGCGGATTGCTGCCCAGGTCAACTCCATCGAAGAGGACTTCGTCAACCTCACCGACGCCGAGCTGCGCGCACTGACCGACGAGTACAAGCAGCGGCTCGCGGACGGCGAGACCCTGGACGACATCCTCCCCGAGGCGTTCGCCACCGTCCGCGAGGCCGCCAAGCGCGTGCTCGGCCAGCGGCACTACGACGTCCAGCTGATGGGCGGCGCGGCCCTGCACCACGGGTACGTCGCGGAGATGCGCACCGGTGAGGGCAAGACCCTCGTCGGCACCCTGCCCGCCTACCTGAACGCGCTGACCGGCAAGGGCGTCCACCTGATCACCGTCAACGACTACCTCGCCGAGCGCGACTCGGAGTGGATGGGCCGGGTGCACCGCTTCCTGGGCCTCGAAGTCGGCGTGATCCTCGCCAACATGACGCCCGCCGAGCGCAAGCAGCAGTACGCGATGGACATCACGTACGGCACGAACAACGAGTTCGGCTTCGACTACCTGCGCGACAACATGGCCTGGTCCAAGGACGAACTCGTCCAGCGCGGCCACTACTTCGCGGTCGTCGACGAGGTCGACTCGATCCTCATCGACGAGGCCCGCACCCCGCTGATCATCTCCGGCCCGGCCGACCAGGCGACCAAGTGGTACGCCGACTTCGCCAAGCTGGTGCAGCGCCTGAAGATCGACCGCGACTACGAGGTCGACGAGAAGAAGCGCACCGTCGGCATCCTGGAGGAGGGCGTCACCCGGGTCGAGGACTACCTCGGCATCGACAACCTCTACGAGTCGGTGAACACCCCGCTGGTCGGCTTCCTGAACAACGCCATCAAGGCGAAGGAGCTGTACAAGGCGGACAAGGACTACGTCGTGATGAACGGCGAGGTCATGATCGTCGACGAGCACACCGGCCGCATCCTGGCCGGCCGTCGCTACAACGAGGGCATGCACCAGGCGATCGAGGCGAAGGAGGGGGTGGAGGTCCAGAACGAGAACCAGACGCTGGCCACCATCACCCTGCAGAACTTCTTCCGCCTGTACGACAAGCTCGCGGGCATGACCGGTACCGGCACCACCGAGGCCGCCGAGTTCCACCAGATCTACAAGCTCGGCGTCGTCCCGATCCCGACCAACAAGACCCCGCTGCGCATCGACCAGCCCGACCTGATCTACAAGTCGGAGCCGGCCAAGTTCGCCGCCGTCGTCGAGGACATCGCCGAGAAGCACGAGAAGGGCCAGCCGGTGCTGGTCGGCACCGTGTCGGTCGAGAAGTCCGAGTACCTCTCCCAGGAGCTGCGCAAGCGCGGCATCCCGCACGAGGTGCTGAACGCCAAGCACCACGAGCGCGAGGCTCAGATCGTCGCGCAGGCCGGCCGCAAGGGCGCCGTCACCGTCGCCACCAACATGGCCGGCCGCGGCACCGACATCATGCTCGGCGGCAACGCCGACCACCTGGCCGCCGCCGAGCTGGCGCAGCGCGGGCTGACCCCGACGGACACCCCGGAGGAGTACGAGGCCGCCTTCCCGGCCGCGTTGGAGAAGGCCAAGGCCTCGGTCAAGGCCGAGCAGGACGAGGTCAAGGAGGCCGGCGGCCTCTACGTCCTCGGCACCGAGCGCCACGAGTCCCGCCGGATCGACAACCAGCTGCGCGGCCGCTCCGGCCGTCAGGGCGACCCGGGCGAGTCCCGCTTCTACCTGTCGCTGGGCGATGACCTGATGCGCCTGTTCAAGGCCGGCATGGTCGAGCGCGTGCTCTCGATGGCCAACGTGCCCGAGGACGTGCCGATCGAGTCCAAGATGGTCACCCGCGCGATCGCCTCCGCGCAGACCCAGGTCGAGCAGCAGAACTTCGAGATCCGCAAGAACGTCCTCAAGTACGACGAGGTGCTCAACCGCCAGCGCGAGGTCATCTACGGCGAGCGCCGCCGCGTGCTGGAGGGCGAGGACCTGCAGGAGCAGGTCGGCCACTTCATGGACGACACCGTCGAGGCCTACGTCAAGGCGGCCACCGGCGAGGGCTACGAGGACGACTGGGACCTGGACAAGCTCTGGTCCGCGCTCAAGCAGCTCTACCCGCTCTCCCTGGACCTGGCGGACCTGGAGGAGGAGGTCGGCGGCCCGTCCGGTCTGACCCCCGACTTCCTGACCAAGGTCATCCAGGAGGACATCCAGGCCCAGTACGGCGCCCGTGAGGACCAGCTCGGCTCGGAGATCATGCGCGAGCTGGAGCGCCGGGTCGTCCTGTCGGTGCTGGACCGCCGCTGGCGCGAGCACCTGTACGAGATGGACTACCTCCAGGAGGGCATCGGCCTGCGGGCCATGGCGCAGCGCGACCCGCTGGTCGAGTACCAGCGCGAGGGCTTCGACATGTTCACCGCGATGATGGAGGGCATCAAGGAGGAGTCCGTCGGCTACCTGTTCAACCTGGAGGTCCAGGTCGAGCAGCAGGTCGAGGAGGTCCCGGTCGAGAACGCCCAGGTGGTGCTCGACAAGCTGGAGAAGGACGCCGCCCGCCCGGAGATCAAGGCCAAGGGCCTGGAGGCCCCGAAGCCGCAGCGGCTGCACTACACGGCTCCCTCGGACGAGATCGGCGGCGGTGTCATCGAGGGCGACTTCGAGGACCTCGCGCCGGAGGACGAGGGCGACGGGATGACCCGCGCCGAGCGCCGCAAGGCCGCCAAGTCCGCCAAGGGCCGCCGCCGCAAGGGCTGA